In Synechococcus sp. A18-25c, a single window of DNA contains:
- a CDS encoding class I fructose-bisphosphate aldolase has translation MALSDYASELISTANSLASPGKGILAVDESTKTIGKRLGSIGVENTEANRQAYRGMLFTTPGLGEFISGAILFEETLFQNHLDGDSMVSKLCRLGIIPGIKVDKGLRPLAGAGAVETLCTGLDGLIERAADYYAQGARFAKWRAVLQITSDGGPTALAVRENAWGLARYARSVQESGLVPIVEPEILMDGNHSIETTARIQEHVIQEVYNACQANGVLLEGTLLKPSMTVPGADCSTQSDPAQVAAMTVRTLERSVPASVPGIVFLSGGLSEEAASVYLNQMNTIERKAKWNLGFSYGRALQHSCLKGWGGTNIEAGQKALLARAQANSEASLGRYVPGSQPSSDEQLFVSGYTY, from the coding sequence ATGGCACTGTCCGATTACGCCTCTGAGCTGATTTCCACGGCCAATTCTCTCGCATCTCCTGGCAAAGGAATACTTGCTGTTGATGAATCCACGAAAACAATCGGCAAGCGACTCGGTTCTATTGGTGTTGAGAACACTGAAGCCAATCGACAGGCCTATCGGGGGATGCTGTTCACCACACCTGGCCTAGGAGAGTTCATCAGTGGCGCCATTTTGTTTGAGGAAACACTCTTCCAGAACCATCTCGATGGCGACTCGATGGTCAGCAAACTTTGCAGGCTCGGCATCATTCCCGGTATCAAAGTTGATAAAGGACTAAGACCCCTCGCTGGTGCTGGAGCTGTAGAGACACTCTGCACTGGACTTGATGGGCTCATTGAGCGCGCTGCCGACTACTACGCACAGGGGGCGCGTTTTGCCAAATGGCGTGCGGTACTCCAGATCACCTCTGACGGAGGGCCGACAGCCCTGGCGGTAAGAGAAAACGCCTGGGGTCTAGCCCGTTACGCCCGATCAGTTCAGGAATCAGGACTGGTTCCGATCGTGGAGCCCGAGATCCTGATGGACGGAAACCACAGCATCGAGACCACTGCACGCATTCAGGAACATGTGATTCAAGAGGTGTACAACGCCTGTCAGGCCAACGGGGTTCTGCTGGAGGGAACACTGCTGAAGCCATCGATGACGGTTCCAGGAGCCGACTGCAGTACACAGAGCGATCCGGCCCAGGTCGCTGCCATGACGGTACGCACACTGGAACGCAGTGTTCCCGCCAGTGTTCCAGGCATCGTCTTCCTCTCTGGCGGACTCAGCGAAGAAGCAGCTTCGGTGTATCTGAACCAAATGAACACCATCGAGCGCAAAGCCAAGTGGAATCTTGGCTTCTCCTATGGCCGTGCCCTTCAGCACTCGTGCTTGAAGGGGTGGGGAGGTACCAATATTGAAGCGGGTCAAAAGGCGCTGCTTGCTCGCGCTCAAGCGAACTCTGAGGCATCACTGGGCCGATACGTCCCTGGCTCTCAACCATCGTCCGACGAGCAGCTTTTTGTAAGCGGCTACACCTATTAA
- a CDS encoding phosphoribulokinase, giving the protein MSKRHPVVAVTGSSGAGTSTVKRAFEHIFARENITPAVVEGDSYHRFERMAMKEAMADALAKGENFSHFGPEANLFDKLEELFRIYGETGGGQKRYYLHSVEEAAEHNARLGVNLEPGQFTPWEEIPSGTDVLFYEGLHGGVKGDGYDVAALADLLVGVVPITNLEWIQKIHRDNAERGYSAEAIVDTILRRMPDYINHICPQFSQTDINFQRVPTVDTSNPFICRNIPSPDESFVIIHFRKGAREKWGIDFNYLLSMIHDSFMSSPTSIVVNGGKMGFAMELILTPIIHRMIEEKNKLA; this is encoded by the coding sequence ATGTCGAAACGCCATCCAGTTGTCGCCGTTACTGGTTCTTCCGGCGCCGGTACCAGCACCGTGAAACGGGCTTTCGAGCACATCTTCGCTCGCGAGAACATCACGCCCGCGGTGGTCGAAGGCGACAGCTACCACCGCTTCGAGCGGATGGCCATGAAAGAAGCCATGGCTGACGCTCTTGCCAAAGGTGAAAACTTCTCCCATTTCGGCCCCGAGGCGAACCTCTTCGACAAGCTCGAGGAGCTGTTCCGCATCTATGGCGAGACTGGTGGTGGGCAGAAACGTTATTACCTGCACAGCGTTGAAGAGGCTGCTGAGCACAACGCACGTTTGGGTGTGAATCTCGAGCCCGGCCAATTCACCCCTTGGGAAGAGATCCCCAGCGGCACCGATGTGCTGTTCTACGAAGGGCTGCATGGTGGTGTGAAGGGCGATGGCTACGACGTGGCGGCCCTCGCCGACTTGCTGGTGGGTGTGGTGCCCATCACCAACCTCGAATGGATTCAGAAGATCCATCGCGACAACGCTGAACGTGGCTACTCAGCGGAAGCGATCGTGGACACGATCCTGCGTCGCATGCCGGATTACATCAACCACATCTGCCCGCAGTTCAGTCAGACCGACATCAACTTCCAGCGGGTGCCCACGGTGGACACCTCCAATCCCTTCATCTGCAGGAACATCCCATCTCCTGACGAGAGCTTCGTGATCATCCACTTCCGCAAGGGAGCACGCGAAAAGTGGGGCATTGATTTCAACTATCTGCTGAGCATGATTCACGACTCCTTCATGTCCAGCCCCACCAGCATCGTTGTGAATGGCGGAAAGATGGGCTTCGCCATGGAACTGATCCTCACTCCGATTATTCACCGCATGATCGAAGAGAAAAACAAGTTGGCTTGA
- a CDS encoding A24 family peptidase — MNATLVLTLLLGGACVGSFINVVVWRLPREESVVWPGSHCPHCGHHVRWHDNLPVLGWMILRGRCRDCHQPIAVRYPLVEALTAGVWLSAGWAIGLDAPSAGGLSAILSLGTGVVLASLLLPLVLIDIDHLWLPEPLCRTGVILGWLATALMVASTALPTSTLLHHLIAAAAGLVILESLSALAERLVGQPALGLGDAKLAAMAGAWLGLAGLGMAMGIAVMTGALFGSIGRISGRLKPKQPFPFGPFIALGIWLVWLTGPQWWWQHWLNFLQV, encoded by the coding sequence GTGAACGCAACGCTTGTGCTGACCCTGCTTCTGGGCGGTGCCTGTGTGGGGAGCTTCATCAATGTGGTCGTCTGGCGTTTGCCCCGAGAGGAATCGGTGGTGTGGCCCGGCAGTCACTGCCCCCACTGCGGCCATCACGTTCGCTGGCACGACAATCTGCCGGTTCTGGGATGGATGATTCTGCGAGGACGCTGCCGCGATTGCCATCAGCCCATTGCCGTCCGTTACCCGCTAGTCGAGGCACTCACTGCGGGCGTCTGGCTGAGCGCCGGCTGGGCCATTGGTCTGGATGCACCCAGTGCAGGGGGACTCTCAGCGATCTTGAGCCTGGGCACCGGCGTGGTGCTGGCGAGCCTGCTGTTGCCTCTGGTGCTCATCGATATCGATCACCTCTGGCTGCCGGAGCCGCTTTGCCGCACTGGCGTGATTCTCGGCTGGCTGGCCACGGCGTTGATGGTGGCGTCCACTGCACTGCCCACATCCACTCTGCTCCATCACCTGATCGCAGCAGCGGCAGGCTTGGTCATTCTTGAATCCCTGAGTGCCCTGGCTGAGCGCCTGGTTGGCCAACCGGCCCTGGGGCTTGGTGACGCCAAGCTTGCCGCAATGGCTGGGGCTTGGCTTGGCCTTGCAGGGCTTGGCATGGCCATGGGCATTGCCGTGATGACGGGCGCGCTGTTTGGCAGCATCGGGCGAATCAGCGGTCGCTTGAAGCCGAAACAGCCTTTTCCTTTTGGTCCGTTCATCGCCTTAGGCATCTGGTTGGTCTGGCTGACGGGTCCTCAATGGTGGTGGCAACACTGGCTCAACTTTCTTCAGGTCTGA
- the lpxD gene encoding UDP-3-O-(3-hydroxymyristoyl)glucosamine N-acyltransferase: MRFSQLVATLKQGEAGVLDAATGHDPELRGAASLDRAQADQLSFLEQGNALISSLETSAVGAVLIPDQADLKSLAEQRGLAWVVCRDPRLAFAESLEQLHPHPTPASGIHPSAVIADRVQLGAGVSIAAHVCIGDDTRIGSRTVIHPGVVIYGDVEIGDGCELHANAVLHPGSRVGDHCVVYSNAVVGSEGFGFVPTAKGWRKMPQTGLVVLEDGVEVGCGSTIDRPSVGETRIGAGTKIDNLVQIGHGVETGRGCALASQVGIAGGAQLGNGVILAGQVGVANRARIGDRAIASSKSGIHGEVAAGEVVSGYPAIPNRLWLRCSAAFAKLPDLNKQLRELRKEISALKSEAQPPQ; the protein is encoded by the coding sequence ATGCGCTTCAGCCAGTTGGTCGCCACCCTCAAGCAGGGCGAAGCTGGGGTTCTGGATGCCGCTACCGGTCATGACCCGGAGCTGCGCGGTGCCGCATCACTCGACCGCGCCCAAGCCGATCAGCTCAGCTTCCTGGAGCAGGGGAATGCCCTGATCAGCAGCCTGGAGACCAGTGCCGTCGGAGCGGTTCTGATTCCCGACCAAGCGGATCTGAAGTCGTTAGCTGAACAACGCGGTCTGGCCTGGGTGGTTTGCCGTGACCCCCGACTGGCTTTCGCAGAATCTCTCGAACAACTGCATCCCCATCCGACACCAGCTTCTGGAATTCACCCCAGCGCTGTGATCGCCGATCGCGTGCAGCTTGGCGCCGGAGTGAGCATCGCCGCCCATGTCTGCATCGGCGACGACACGCGCATCGGATCCCGCACCGTCATTCACCCGGGCGTGGTGATCTACGGGGATGTGGAGATTGGAGACGGTTGCGAACTTCACGCCAATGCTGTTCTGCATCCCGGCAGCCGCGTCGGCGATCACTGTGTGGTCTATTCCAATGCCGTGGTCGGGTCTGAGGGCTTCGGCTTTGTGCCAACGGCCAAGGGATGGCGAAAGATGCCGCAAACGGGGCTGGTGGTGCTGGAAGACGGCGTTGAAGTGGGATGTGGCAGCACCATTGACCGTCCTTCGGTCGGCGAGACACGCATCGGTGCCGGCACCAAGATTGACAACCTGGTGCAAATCGGACATGGCGTTGAAACCGGTCGCGGCTGTGCCCTGGCCTCCCAGGTGGGCATCGCCGGTGGTGCCCAGCTGGGGAACGGCGTGATCCTGGCCGGCCAGGTGGGGGTTGCCAACCGCGCCCGCATTGGCGACCGCGCCATCGCCAGCTCCAAGAGCGGCATCCATGGCGAAGTGGCTGCAGGAGAAGTGGTCAGCGGCTATCCAGCCATTCCCAATCGTCTTTGGCTGCGCTGTTCAGCAGCGTTCGCCAAACTTCCCGATCTGAATAAACAACTGCGGGAACTCAGGAAGGAGATCAGCGCCTTGAAGAGCGAGGCCCAACCGCCTCAGTAA
- a CDS encoding histidine phosphatase family protein, whose protein sequence is MRKIVASLTALFVATACSSTATEDETQFPSGESVSVAMSEGERRNAEFLDRLSSNQLLNELKRGGYVIYFRHATTQRDYADQADPSLDLNDCSTQRKLSIEGIEEAQTIGLAFAKKEIPVGTVITSQYCRAWKTANLAFGRVDKKDDRLNFLPFENYTDQQMMLMKTRVMPLLSDLPADDFNTVIVGHDDLFEAATGIYPEPQGIAYVLKPDGKGSFTLVSNMLPKEWNEL, encoded by the coding sequence ATGAGAAAGATTGTCGCCTCACTGACTGCACTGTTTGTTGCGACGGCCTGCTCTTCGACTGCAACGGAGGATGAGACCCAGTTCCCATCGGGTGAGTCAGTCAGCGTGGCGATGTCTGAGGGTGAGCGCCGAAATGCTGAATTCCTTGATCGACTGTCGAGCAATCAACTACTCAACGAGTTGAAACGAGGTGGTTATGTGATTTACTTCCGCCACGCCACTACTCAAAGGGATTATGCCGACCAGGCAGATCCCAGCCTTGACTTGAACGACTGCTCAACACAACGCAAGCTCAGCATTGAGGGGATTGAAGAGGCACAAACCATTGGCCTAGCGTTTGCCAAGAAAGAGATTCCAGTTGGAACTGTCATTACAAGCCAGTACTGCCGAGCCTGGAAAACGGCCAACTTGGCCTTTGGACGCGTTGACAAAAAAGATGATCGATTGAATTTTCTTCCTTTTGAGAACTACACCGATCAACAAATGATGTTAATGAAAACAAGAGTGATGCCGCTGCTCAGCGACTTGCCAGCGGATGACTTCAACACTGTGATCGTCGGTCACGATGATCTTTTTGAAGCTGCCACAGGCATCTACCCAGAACCTCAAGGCATCGCTTACGTCTTAAAACCCGATGGGAAAGGTTCGTTCACACTGGTGTCAAACATGCTCCCCAAGGAATGGAATGAACTCTGA
- the accD gene encoding acetyl-CoA carboxylase, carboxyltransferase subunit beta, with protein MSLFDWFADRRKGQSVVKVNQEPEDGDGLWSKCPECGQVVYRKDLLANASVCSNCGHHHRIFSAERIAVIADEGSFEPLDEGLSPTDPLGFKDRRAYADRLRETQAGTGLRDGVITGLCRVNDIPMALAVMDFRFMGGSMGSVVGEKITRLIEAATAKRLPLMIVCASGGARMQEGMLSLMQMAKISGALERHREAGVLYMPLLTHPTTGGVTASFAMLGDLILAEPKALIGFAGRRVIEQTLREKLPDNFQTAEYLQEHGFVDTIVPRTQLKTTLTSLLKLHGCRPAVTAQP; from the coding sequence TTGAGTCTGTTCGACTGGTTCGCTGACCGCCGCAAAGGTCAGTCCGTGGTCAAGGTCAACCAAGAACCGGAAGACGGCGACGGGCTGTGGAGCAAATGTCCTGAATGCGGTCAGGTGGTGTACCGCAAGGATCTGTTGGCAAATGCCAGCGTGTGCAGCAACTGCGGCCACCACCACCGCATTTTCAGTGCGGAACGCATTGCGGTGATTGCCGATGAAGGCAGTTTCGAACCCCTGGATGAAGGACTCTCACCCACTGACCCACTGGGCTTCAAGGACCGCCGTGCCTACGCCGACCGTCTCAGAGAAACACAAGCCGGAACGGGGTTGCGCGATGGTGTGATCACTGGCTTGTGCCGGGTCAATGACATTCCCATGGCTCTGGCGGTAATGGATTTCCGCTTCATGGGCGGATCCATGGGGTCGGTCGTGGGCGAGAAGATCACACGCTTGATCGAGGCCGCCACTGCCAAACGTCTCCCGCTGATGATCGTGTGTGCCTCCGGTGGAGCCCGCATGCAGGAAGGCATGCTCAGCCTGATGCAGATGGCGAAGATTTCAGGAGCTCTTGAACGTCATCGTGAAGCCGGCGTTCTTTACATGCCTCTGCTGACTCATCCCACCACTGGTGGCGTGACCGCCAGTTTCGCCATGCTCGGCGATCTCATCTTGGCCGAACCGAAGGCCTTGATTGGTTTCGCAGGCCGCCGGGTGATCGAGCAAACGCTGCGGGAGAAGCTCCCTGACAATTTTCAGACAGCTGAGTATCTCCAGGAGCATGGATTCGTCGACACGATTGTTCCGCGAACACAGCTGAAAACCACCCTGACCTCGTTGCTCAAGCTCCACGGTTGTCGACCTGCCGTGACCGCTCAGCCGTGA
- a CDS encoding YqeG family HAD IIIA-type phosphatase, producing the protein MHRHWLRPDWDPGLTLAHLPLEPLLGRGIRVMLLDVDRTLLPGRDVELPDAMQRWVNDASRHLHLHLISNNPSRARVQAVAQQMKVSFTCAASKPRRGAIVQVMNQLSHPPAQIAMVGDRVLTDVLVGNRLGLYTVLVRPPQLDGSPCSNDRVQQFERRLARWLGAGGR; encoded by the coding sequence ATGCACCGTCACTGGCTGCGACCTGACTGGGACCCAGGGCTCACCCTGGCCCACCTACCCCTTGAACCCCTGCTGGGCCGCGGGATCCGGGTGATGCTGCTGGATGTCGATCGCACCTTGCTGCCCGGTCGTGATGTGGAACTTCCCGATGCCATGCAGCGCTGGGTGAATGACGCCTCACGGCACCTGCACCTTCACCTGATCAGCAACAACCCATCCCGAGCAAGGGTTCAGGCCGTTGCGCAACAGATGAAGGTGTCCTTCACCTGCGCGGCATCCAAACCGCGTCGCGGGGCGATTGTTCAGGTCATGAACCAGCTGTCTCATCCGCCGGCGCAGATCGCCATGGTGGGTGATCGTGTGCTGACGGACGTTCTGGTCGGCAACCGTCTTGGTCTCTACACCGTGCTGGTGCGACCACCACAACTGGATGGCTCACCCTGCAGCAACGACCGCGTGCAGCAGTTCGAGCGTCGCCTCGCCCGTTGGCTCGGTGCAGGAGGCCGATGA
- the leuB gene encoding 3-isopropylmalate dehydrogenase, whose amino-acid sequence MRQHRVVLLPGDGIGPEITAVARRLLDAVSQRHGFTLSFVEHPMGGAAIDATGEPLPDSTLAACRAADAVLLAAIGSPRFDTLPREKRPESGLLALRAGMELFANLRPVKIVPALIDASTLRPEVIEGVDLMVVRELTGGIYFGQPKGRVEADGEERGFNTMTYASSEVDRIAKVAFDLAKERRGQLCSVDKANVLDVSQLWRDRVNRMAPQYNDVNVSHMYVDNAAMQLVRAPRQFDVLLTGNLFGDILSDEAAMLTGSIGMLPSASLGSDGPGLFEPVHGSAPDIAGQDKANPMAMVLSAAMMLRIGLKEAEAATALEQAVDQVLASGFRTGDLMADGCTALGCAAMGEALVKALGS is encoded by the coding sequence ATGCGTCAGCATCGCGTCGTCCTCCTGCCTGGTGACGGCATCGGACCGGAAATCACAGCGGTGGCCCGCCGACTTCTGGATGCGGTGAGCCAGCGCCACGGATTCACCCTCAGCTTTGTGGAGCATCCGATGGGGGGTGCAGCGATTGATGCCACCGGGGAGCCACTTCCTGACAGCACACTGGCCGCCTGCCGCGCGGCAGACGCTGTGCTCCTGGCGGCCATTGGCAGCCCACGGTTTGACACTCTCCCCAGAGAGAAACGTCCGGAAAGCGGACTGCTGGCCCTGCGAGCGGGCATGGAACTGTTTGCCAATCTGCGGCCGGTAAAAATCGTTCCCGCCTTGATCGATGCCAGCACGCTGCGCCCGGAGGTGATCGAAGGCGTGGATCTGATGGTGGTGCGTGAATTGACCGGTGGGATCTACTTCGGACAGCCGAAAGGTCGGGTTGAAGCCGATGGGGAAGAGCGCGGTTTCAACACGATGACCTACGCGAGCTCCGAAGTGGATCGCATCGCCAAAGTGGCCTTTGACCTGGCCAAGGAACGACGGGGGCAGCTGTGTTCGGTTGACAAGGCCAATGTGCTGGATGTGAGCCAGTTGTGGCGTGATCGAGTCAACAGGATGGCCCCGCAATACAACGATGTGAACGTCAGCCATATGTATGTCGACAACGCGGCCATGCAGCTGGTGCGCGCTCCACGTCAGTTCGATGTTCTGCTCACAGGCAATCTCTTCGGCGACATCCTGAGCGACGAGGCGGCCATGCTCACGGGCTCCATCGGCATGTTGCCGTCTGCGTCCCTCGGCTCCGATGGTCCTGGATTGTTCGAACCGGTGCACGGCTCTGCCCCAGACATCGCGGGTCAAGACAAAGCCAACCCAATGGCCATGGTGCTGTCTGCAGCCATGATGCTGCGCATCGGCCTGAAGGAGGCCGAGGCAGCCACTGCCCTTGAACAGGCCGTCGACCAAGTGCTGGCCTCGGGCTTCCGGACCGGAGACCTGATGGCGGATGGATGCACCGCGCTTGGCTGCGCAGCCATGGGTGAAGCACTGGTGAAGGCTCTGGGCTCGTAA
- a CDS encoding Gfo/Idh/MocA family protein produces MPLSPSSSAPIGVAIAGLGFGEAVHLPALAANPALEAVALWHPRQERLDAACASSGLKGHTDWDALLADPAVDAVIIATPPQPRHPLALQALQAGKHLLLEKPVALNAQQVAELQREAIQRRFSVAVDFEYRAVPLFQQAARLLQNGAVGTPWLVKMDWLMSSRANPNRAWSWYSQADQGGGVIGALGTHAFDTLAWLVGPVQQLQTITRTAIAERPDAQGHLRPVDADDIALINAELATHQGGTVAAQIALASVARNGRGCWLEIYGSEGTLVLGSDNQKDYVHGFSLTLHRDGESTRSIQADEDLRFATTWSDGRIAPVSRLQGWWAESIAGGTPMVPGLAEGLSSQQACDQALKVSTATR; encoded by the coding sequence ATGCCTCTCAGCCCGTCATCCAGCGCTCCCATCGGGGTGGCGATCGCCGGGCTTGGCTTCGGCGAAGCCGTTCACCTGCCCGCACTGGCCGCCAATCCCGCTCTTGAAGCCGTGGCCCTGTGGCATCCACGCCAGGAACGCCTGGATGCAGCCTGTGCCAGTTCAGGACTCAAGGGTCACACCGACTGGGATGCGCTACTGGCGGATCCAGCCGTTGACGCGGTGATCATCGCCACACCACCGCAGCCACGTCATCCGCTGGCTCTGCAAGCCCTGCAAGCGGGAAAGCACCTGCTGCTGGAGAAGCCTGTGGCGCTGAATGCTCAACAGGTGGCGGAGCTTCAACGGGAAGCAATCCAGCGCCGATTCAGCGTTGCCGTCGATTTCGAATATCGCGCGGTCCCTCTTTTCCAACAGGCGGCACGCCTGCTTCAGAACGGAGCGGTGGGAACACCGTGGTTGGTAAAGATGGATTGGCTGATGAGCAGCCGAGCCAATCCCAATCGCGCCTGGAGCTGGTACTCCCAGGCTGATCAGGGTGGTGGCGTGATCGGAGCCCTGGGCACCCATGCCTTCGACACCCTGGCTTGGTTGGTCGGACCGGTTCAACAGCTACAGACCATCACGCGCACAGCCATCGCTGAGCGACCGGATGCCCAAGGCCACTTGCGACCCGTCGATGCCGATGACATTGCACTGATCAATGCCGAACTGGCCACCCATCAGGGCGGAACGGTGGCGGCCCAGATTGCCTTGGCATCCGTGGCACGCAATGGTCGTGGTTGCTGGCTCGAGATCTATGGATCCGAGGGAACTCTCGTGCTCGGCAGTGACAACCAGAAGGATTACGTCCACGGTTTCTCGCTCACCCTGCATCGCGACGGCGAATCGACACGCAGCATCCAGGCTGATGAAGATCTCCGTTTTGCCACGACATGGAGCGACGGACGCATCGCTCCTGTCTCCCGACTGCAGGGCTGGTGGGCGGAAAGCATCGCTGGCGGCACGCCGATGGTTCCGGGCCTGGCCGAAGGCCTGAGCAGCCAGCAGGCCTGTGATCAAGCCCTGAAGGTATCAACAGCCACGCGCTGA
- the fba gene encoding class II fructose-bisphosphate aldolase (catalyzes the reversible aldol condensation of dihydroxyacetonephosphate and glyceraldehyde 3-phosphate in the Calvin cycle, glycolysis, and/or gluconeogenesis), with product MALVPLRLLLDHAAENGYGIPAFNVNNLEQVQAIMEAADETDSPVILQASRGARSYAGEIFLRHLILAATETYPHIPVVMHQDHGNAPDTCYSAAINGFTSVMMDGSLEADAKTPASYEYNVNVTKQVVDFAHSVGVSVEGELGCLGSLETGKGEAEDGHGFEGELSKDMLLTDPAEAADFVAKTKCDALAIAIGTSHGAYKFTRKPTGEVLAISRIAEIHKAIPNTHLVMHGSSSVPQEWLEMINKHGGAIPETYGVPVEEIQEGIRNGVRKVNIDTDNRLAFTAAVREAAMADPANFDPRHFNKPARKYMKQVCLDRYQQFWAAGNASKIQQQSITYYAGLYAKGALDPKAAVAA from the coding sequence ATGGCGCTCGTTCCGCTTCGGCTTCTGCTTGATCACGCCGCCGAAAACGGCTACGGCATTCCTGCGTTCAACGTGAACAACCTCGAGCAGGTGCAGGCGATCATGGAAGCGGCTGATGAGACCGACAGCCCCGTGATCCTGCAGGCGTCCCGCGGTGCTCGCAGCTACGCCGGTGAAATCTTCCTGCGTCACCTGATCCTGGCCGCAACCGAGACCTATCCCCACATCCCCGTGGTGATGCACCAGGACCACGGCAACGCTCCTGACACTTGCTATTCCGCTGCTATCAACGGCTTCACCTCCGTGATGATGGATGGCTCCCTCGAAGCTGACGCCAAGACGCCCGCCAGCTACGAGTACAACGTCAACGTCACCAAGCAGGTTGTGGACTTCGCTCACTCCGTGGGTGTGAGCGTTGAAGGTGAGCTGGGTTGCCTGGGTTCCCTGGAGACCGGCAAGGGCGAGGCTGAGGACGGCCACGGTTTCGAAGGTGAGCTGTCCAAGGACATGCTGCTGACTGACCCCGCTGAGGCTGCTGATTTCGTCGCCAAGACCAAGTGCGACGCCCTGGCCATCGCCATCGGCACCAGCCACGGCGCTTACAAGTTCACTCGCAAGCCCACCGGTGAAGTGCTGGCCATCAGCCGTATCGCTGAAATTCACAAGGCCATCCCCAACACCCACCTGGTGATGCATGGCTCCTCCTCCGTTCCCCAGGAATGGCTGGAGATGATCAACAAGCACGGTGGTGCCATCCCCGAAACCTACGGCGTTCCCGTCGAAGAGATTCAGGAAGGCATCCGCAACGGAGTGCGCAAGGTGAACATCGACACCGACAACCGTCTGGCCTTTACCGCCGCTGTGCGCGAAGCAGCCATGGCTGATCCTGCCAACTTCGACCCTCGCCACTTCAACAAGCCGGCGCGGAAATACATGAAGCAGGTCTGCCTCGACCGCTATCAGCAGTTCTGGGCCGCTGGTAATGCCAGCAAGATTCAACAGCAGAGCATCACTTACTACGCCGGCCTCTACGCCAAGGGTGCACTGGATCCCAAGGCTGCTGTTGCTGCCTGA
- the proB gene encoding glutamate 5-kinase — MTLRVVKIGTSLLRERPGASTAEAISTLSASLAECISAGDRLVLVSSGAVGLGCQRLGMERRPVNLTGLQAAAAIGQGYLMSLYEEALARHSIPVAQVLLTRADLADRRRYRSASATLHQLLEWGVLPIVNENDTVSSVELRFGDNDTLSALVAAAIGADDLILLTDVASLYSADPRNDADAQPITDVIHPSQIDALEKGAGDGGQWGTGGMTTKLAAARIATASGITVRLGDGRQPDALQAMLRGGRGGTVFHPHPQPLGNRKSWLAHALRPSGVLTLDDGACRALTEKGASLLLVGISDLEGEFDANQAVRLVNAAGEEVARGLSSMDSAKIRDQLAKATSDTSHQGGAPVVVHRDAMVLMTPTIRPSAS; from the coding sequence ATGACGCTCCGAGTCGTGAAAATTGGCACCAGCTTGCTGCGAGAGCGCCCTGGCGCGTCCACGGCTGAAGCGATTTCCACGCTTTCAGCCAGCCTGGCTGAATGCATCTCCGCGGGAGACCGCCTTGTGCTCGTCTCATCCGGGGCCGTCGGTTTGGGGTGCCAACGGCTTGGCATGGAGCGTCGCCCCGTGAACTTGACGGGTCTTCAGGCTGCAGCTGCAATCGGCCAGGGTTATCTGATGAGTCTTTATGAGGAGGCTCTCGCCCGCCATTCGATTCCAGTGGCCCAAGTGTTGCTGACCCGGGCTGATTTGGCAGACCGACGCCGCTATCGCAGTGCCTCGGCAACGCTCCATCAGCTACTGGAATGGGGTGTTCTCCCCATCGTCAATGAGAACGACACAGTGTCATCCGTGGAACTGCGGTTCGGCGACAACGACACCCTCTCAGCGCTGGTCGCAGCAGCGATTGGAGCCGATGATCTGATCCTCTTAACCGATGTGGCCAGTCTCTATTCAGCTGATCCGCGCAACGATGCGGATGCCCAACCGATCACCGACGTGATCCACCCATCCCAGATCGATGCGCTTGAAAAGGGCGCCGGAGATGGCGGCCAGTGGGGAACCGGTGGCATGACCACCAAACTGGCTGCGGCCCGGATCGCCACAGCCAGTGGCATCACTGTTCGCCTGGGTGATGGCCGGCAACCCGATGCGCTGCAAGCGATGCTCCGGGGTGGACGTGGAGGAACCGTGTTTCACCCACATCCGCAGCCACTTGGCAACCGCAAAAGTTGGTTGGCCCACGCCCTTCGACCCAGTGGTGTGCTGACCCTTGATGACGGTGCATGCCGTGCACTAACGGAGAAAGGTGCATCGCTGCTCTTGGTAGGCATCTCAGACCTGGAAGGGGAGTTCGATGCCAACCAGGCCGTGCGTCTCGTCAATGCCGCTGGCGAGGAGGTAGCCCGGGGGCTCAGCTCCATGGACAGCGCGAAGATCAGGGATCAGCTGGCCAAGGCAACCAGCGACACCAGCCACCAAGGCGGCGCCCCTGTGGTGGTTCATCGCGACGCGATGGTGCTAATGACGCCTACGATCCGCCCGTCAGCGTCTTGA